One genomic window of Candidatus Pseudobacter hemicellulosilyticus includes the following:
- a CDS encoding AraC family transcriptional regulator, producing MAIPQPDTKKSFPTCTFDINASTDLKERRKSLSGQGHAGNLYEMYSPDGIKFGYYNLRSQQGGEIVFRNLHPFLQMSYTLSGNKSYSTGDKHQLASFEKHQYNYLFFPKEDIHLNWQPDEQLEIFELGVSPELVLNVLPEEHPLFPVFTRSIEVNAPAMLSAVNLPMQTTISTILYDMLNCPLEGRYKQLFIKAKTIELLAIQLAQYEQMAGISKQSSSARTLKKEDVDRMHMARDIIVQNLNSPCTLIDLAHQVGTNDAYLKSQFKQVFGTTVYGYLQSIKMAHARELLDQGKSVSEVAYLTGYKHTAHFTRAFKKYYGFAPGKMKR from the coding sequence TTGGCAATTCCGCAACCCGATACAAAAAAATCATTCCCAACCTGTACGTTCGACATCAACGCTTCTACTGACCTGAAGGAGCGCAGGAAATCTTTGTCGGGCCAGGGACATGCCGGCAACCTGTATGAAATGTACAGCCCTGACGGCATCAAGTTCGGTTACTACAATCTCCGCTCCCAGCAAGGCGGCGAGATTGTTTTCAGGAACCTGCATCCTTTTCTGCAGATGAGCTATACGCTCAGCGGCAACAAGAGCTATTCTACAGGCGATAAACACCAGCTGGCTTCTTTCGAAAAACATCAATACAATTACCTGTTCTTCCCCAAGGAAGATATTCATCTCAACTGGCAGCCCGACGAGCAGCTGGAAATATTTGAATTGGGGGTGAGCCCTGAGCTGGTGCTCAATGTGCTGCCGGAAGAGCATCCGCTGTTCCCGGTATTCACACGCAGCATTGAGGTCAATGCACCGGCTATGCTGAGTGCGGTGAACCTGCCCATGCAGACCACCATCAGCACTATCCTGTATGATATGCTGAACTGTCCGCTGGAAGGGCGTTACAAGCAATTATTCATTAAGGCCAAGACCATTGAACTGCTGGCCATTCAGTTGGCCCAGTACGAGCAGATGGCGGGCATCAGCAAGCAGTCGTCCTCTGCCCGCACGCTCAAGAAAGAGGATGTGGACAGGATGCATATGGCCCGGGATATCATTGTACAGAATCTCAACAGTCCCTGTACGCTTATTGACCTGGCGCACCAGGTAGGCACTAATGATGCTTACCTGAAGAGCCAGTTCAAACAGGTCTTTGGCACTACGGTATATGGTTACCTGCAAAGCATCAAGATGGCGCATGCCCGCGAGTTGCTGGACCAGGGGAAAAGTGTATCGGAAGTGGCTTACCTGACAGGGTATAAGCATACGGCCCATTTCACCAGGGCCTTCAAGAAGTATTACGGCTTTGCACCGGGAAAAATGAAACGGTAA